A single Buteo buteo unplaced genomic scaffold, bButBut1.hap1.1 HAP1_SCAFFOLD_87, whole genome shotgun sequence DNA region contains:
- the LOC142027929 gene encoding olfactory receptor 14C36-like, with protein sequence MSNSSSITQFLLLAFADTREMQLLHFWLFLGIYLAALLANGLIITAVACDHRLHAPMYFFLLNLSLLDLGSISTTVPKAMANSLWDTRAISFLGCAAQVFFVFFLFGAEYSLLTVMAYDRYVAICKPLHYGTLLGSRACVRMAAAAWGTGLLHAVLHTANTFSVPLCRGNAVDQFFCEIPQILKLACSDAYLREVGVLVVVVCFGFGCFVFIVLSYGQIFRAVLRIPSEQGRHKAFSTCLPHLAVVSLFVSTGMFAYLKPPSISSPSLDLLVAVLYSVVPPAVNPFLYSIRNQDLQDALKKLIQSVIFQKQ encoded by the coding sequence atgtccaacagcagctccatcacccagttcctcctcctggcatttgcagacaCACGGGAGatgcagctcttgcacttctggctcttcctgggcatctacctggctgccctcctggccAACGGCCTCATCATCACCGCTGTAGCCTGTGACCACCGCCTCCACGcacccatgtacttcttcctcctcaacctctccctccttgacctgggctccatctccaccactgttCCTAAAGCCATGGCCAACTCCCTCTGGGACACCAGGGCCATTTCCTTCTTGGGATGTGCTGCCCAGGTCTTCTTTGTATTCTTCTTGTTTGGTGCAGAGTATTCTCTCCTCACTGTCATGGCCTATgaccgctacgttgccatctgcaaacccctgcactacgggaccctcctgggcagcagagcttgtgtccgcatggcagcagctgcctggggcactGGGTTACtccatgctgtgctgcacactgccaatacattttcagtaCCCCTCTGCCGAGGCAATGCTGTGGACCAGTTCTTCTGCgaaatcccccagatcctcaagctcGCCTGCTCGGATGcctacctcagggaagttgggGTACTTGTAGTTGTtgtctgttttggatttgggtgttttgttttcattgtgctgtcctatgggcagatcttcagggctgtgctgaggatcccctctgagcagggacggcacaaagccttttccacctgcctccctcacctCGCTGTGGTCTCCTTGTTTGTAAGCACTGGTATGTTTGcctacctgaagcccccctccatctcctccccatccctggacctGTTGGTAGCAGTTCTGTACTCAGTGGTGCCTCCAGCAGTGAATCCCTTCCTCTACAGCATTAGGAACCAGGATCTCCAAGATGCACTGAAGAAGCTGATTCAATCAGTAATCTTTCAGAAGCAATAA